The genome window TGTTAGGAATTGTTTTATTCATGACGATTTTCGTATTTATAGGAAATTTAATAGCTGATACCCTCTATAAACTGGTTGATCCACGCATTAGAAGGAGGGATTTCTAATGAAGGGGATAACAGAGAAATTAAATCTTAGACAACGAACGATAACAAAAATTATTCTAGCAATCCTACTTCTAGCTGCGATCATTGTCAGTGGCTTGCTAATCGGTAATGAAAAACTTTCGATTCAGTTGGATATGAAAAATAGTGCACCATCTCTAGCACATCTATTTGGTACAGATTGGTTAGGACGTGACATGCTTGCACGTACTTTGAAGGGACTTACAATCAGCCTCGGAGTGGGATTACTTGCTGCATTTCTGAGCTCGTTAATTGCACTAGTCTTAGGTTTATTAGCCTCATGGAATAAAAGAATGGATGCACTCGTTACATGGCTAATTGATCTCTTTTTGAGTGTTCCGCACCTTGTATTGCTAATCTTAATCTCATTTGCTGTTGGTGGCGGGTTTACAGGCGTTGTAATAGGACTTTCGCTTACACATTGGCCAAGTCTGACAAGATTATTAAGAGGAGAAATGCTGCAAATAAAGTCAGCAGAATATGTAGGAATCTCAAGGCGACTAGGAAAAAGCAGATGGTGGATTGCAAGGCATCATTTAATTCCGCATTTATTGCCCCAATTATTTGTTGGCATGGTACTATTATTCCCACATGCGATTTTACATGAGGCAGCCATTACATTTCTTGGGTTCGGGTTATCAACAGAACAGCCAGCAATTGGGATTATTTTATCAGAATCAATGCGTTATCTGTCAACTGGCATGTGGTGGCTTGCATTCTTCCCAGGGTTTTCGCTATTAATTATGGTTGGCATCTTTGATATACTAGGGAAAAATATACGGAAATTAATAGATCCATTTCACGGACAGAAAGGGTGAGAAGGGGTTAGCGTATGGAAAAAAAAAGAAGCAGTAAGCCATTATTAGAAGTGAAGGACTTTTCCCTCTCCTTTCGTCAATATAAAAAAGGACTACATGAAACCAAATTGCAAGTCGTACGTAATTTAAATATGTGTATTCGTGAAGGGGAAATTATTGCAATTGTTGGTGCAAGCGGCTCGGGGAAAAGTCTGCTTGCAAATGCAATCCTCGGTATTCTCCCCGCTAATACCATTCAACATGGGGAACTTAATTATAAAGGAATTCCACTTACTAGCGAAAAACAGAAACAAATTCGTGGAAAGGAAATTGCGCTAATTCCCCAATCTGTAAATGCACTTGATCCTCTAATGGAGACAGCGAAGCAAGTGCAAGCTGTGATACGTGAAGGAAATAGGCAGGAAATCCAGGAGAATATTTTTCTTGATGTAGGATTGCCGATTGAAACGGGAAAGAAATATCCATTTGAACTATCAGGAGGTATGGCAAGACGTGTTCTTGCAGCAGTGGCGATGGTTAGTGGGGCAGATTTGATTATTGCTGATGAGCCAACACCAGGGTTAGATCCGAAAGCACTAAATGAAACGGTAGCAATAATCAAGCAGCTTGCAGCAGCTGGAAAAGGTGTTATGTTTATTACACATGATATTGATACGGCAGTAAAAATTGCGGATAAGGTTGTTGTTTTTAATCAAGGAGAAACAGTTGAAATTGCGGATGTGGCAGACTTTTCAGGACATGGTGACAAGTTAAAGCATCCCTTCACAAAAGCATTATGGAATGCATTACCGCAAAATGATTTCTGGGGGAATGATCTACCAGAGGAAATCGAGGCAAATACGAAATCGTCGGCAGAACGATTAGAAATTGATGGCATAACCTTTCGTTATAAAAAGGGTCCCTATCTTTTTAAAAATCTACATTTAGTTGTTAATCCCGGCGAGGTAGTTGGCATACATGGCTATAGTGGTTCGGGAAAAACAACAATGGCACAGATTATTGCTGGGTATATAAAAGCAGAAACAGGAAATGTATTGGTAGATAGAAAGAAAGGAAAGCATTCAGGAATGAATCCTGTTCAACTCATCTGGCAGCATCCAGAGAAGGCAATAAATCCAAGATGGCAAATGAAGAAGGTGCTTGCGGAGTGCGGAATGTTAGACAATGAGCTTCTTGCAGAATTAGGAATCAAACAGGAATGGTTCTCACGTTATCCTAGCGAGTTATCTGGTGGTGAATTACAACGATTCTGTGTTGCACGTGCATTACATCTGAATGTAAAGTACATTATTGCTGATGAAATCACAACAATGCTAGATGCAATTACACAAGCAAGGCTTTGGAAAACAATCGTAAAGCTTGCAAAAATGAGAAGTGTAGGGGTACTTGTAATTAGTCATGACGTGCAGCTTCTAAATAAAATATGTGACAGACAAATAGACTTTGAGGATATTACGAATGTGTAAAGAAGAGGAGGGGCAGTATGTATTATGTGATCGCTAGTCTAATTGGGTATCTATTTGGCTGCATTCATGGTTCTCAATTGGTGGGGAAATATAAGAAGGTTGATATAAAAAATGCAGGCGTCAAAAATGCTGGTGCATCGAATACGACAATTTTACTTGGGTGGAAGTATGGCATTTTAGTTGCTTTTATCGATATTTTCAAAGCGACAATAGCAATCTTACTGGTATTATTTATTTTAAATGAAAATGGCATTGTCGGTGAAAGTCAAACATTATTCGTTTATATAACGGCATTATTTGTTATTATTGGTCATAATTATCCCATTACAATGAGATTCAGTGGTGGGAAAGGAACGGCATCACTCGTTGGTGCATTACTTGCAATCGATTGGAAGGTTGCAGTAATTGGCATTGGGATTTTACTTCTGTTTACGTTTACGACTGATTATTTAGTAGTTGGTGTCTTATTCATGTATCTTTCCTTTTTGGTTACAACCTATATATTCTTCGGAATGGAACCAGCAATCATCGTCGTGTTATTATCAATATTAAGTGTTATGAAACATATAGAAAATTATAAACGGATATTTAATAAGGAAGAGACGAAGTTATCCAGTATGTTTAAGAAAAAAGTATCCTAGGCAGATAAGAAGGTTTGCTAATAGTTTGATGATTGGAGGAAATGATGGTAGATATTCTAATTTGGATTGTCATTGCAGCATTATTTATTTTAAGTTTCGTGGGATTAATTTATCCTATTATTCCAGGGGTACTTGTATTATGGGTTGGGTTCTTGCTCTATCAATTTTTCATTAATGCCGATGAGCTTAATTTAATCTTCTGGATTGCGATGGGGTTATTTACTGTAGCTCTATTTGTCGCTGATATTATTGCCAATAGTTACTTTGTAAAGAAGTACGGTGGAAGTAAATGGGGAGAGCGGGGTGCAGCAATTGCTGTAATCATTGGTTCGTTCATTATTCCACCATTTGGTATTATTATTGTGCCTTTTGTCGTTGTATTTATTATTGAAATGCTGCAGCAACGAACTTTAATGGATGCATTTAAAGCATCGATTGGCTCATTGTTTGGCTTCTTAGGCGGTACGATAGCGAAATTTGTTATTCAAGTTATTATGATTATTTGGTTTTTTGTCGTAGTATTATTTTAAAGTGGCTTATTTCGTATAATTAGTTCCTTTCTAGATAATGCGAAAAGCCTGGGGAGAGGAGTGCTCACGGGATTATTGTTCCGGAAATACACTGCGCTTTCCGCGGGCGGCTGGTGAGCCTCTTCGTGCTTCCGCACTTCAGAGTCTCACCGAGGCCTTTCCTCCCGCAGGACAAGGAAAGCTTCGGCAGCGTTACATCGCACGAAGAAAATGGAACTTTATTTTCGAGGAGTCTCCGTGTATTTCCTCCGCTGGGATTGTGGGTATACTTTGCATTTTACATAAACTACGAAGTTATCGTCCATCACATGGTAAATAAGAGTTTTTTCACTGCTAAGGCTGTTACCGTATGGTTAATAAAGTAACAGACTTTTTCGTGGGACGAGTATAGCACACCTCTAATCTCTAAGAATACTATTTTTAAATATTAAACATGTTACTAAAAGAAAGGGATATCAAATATGAATTATCCATCACGTGTTATTACGATTGCGGGTTCTGCTGCTGGGGGCAGTGCGGGGATCCAGGCGGATTTAAAAACATTTCAGGAATTAGATGTATATGGCATGAGTGTTGTTACTGCAATTGTTGGAAGACATCCAGAAACAAATAAAAATGTTCATATCCAAACCGTCGAGGCAATCGAAGCACAGTTTGCAACTGCGATAAATCAAGTCGGTGCTGATGGACTGAAAACTGGAATGTTATTTTCCAAGGAAGTTATTGAAACGGTTGCAAACTTAATTGAGCATGCTTCAATTAAAACGATTGTTGTCGATCCGGTCATGATTGGGAAGATGAATTCTAAGTTGTTGAAGGATGATGCAATCGAAGCGTTAAAAAGTGTGCTTATACCATTGGCAACGATAATTACACCAAACGTACCAGAAGCGTCTGTACTACTTGGAGACCGAGAAATTCAGAGTGTCGATGAGTTAAAACAAGCTGCAGTCGATTTGTATTCACTTGGTGCAAAAATTGTGTTAGTAAAAGGCGGCAGACTAGAGGGACCGGCAGTTGATGTTCTGTATGATGGCAAACAACTGATTACATATGAAGCGCCACGGATCGATACGGTTAATACTAGTGGTGCAGGCTGTACTTATTCTGCAGCGATTGCCGCTTTTCTAACAAAGGGTCTACCAGTACAGGAGGCAGTGCGCCTTGCAAAAAGCTTTGTTACAACTGCAATTGAGCATGGATTTTCATATACAGAGATCGTTGGTCCAACTTATCATGCAGCAGAACGAAAATATGGAGAAGCACATCAAATAATTGTAAATGGGGGAGAACATAATGAGTAAACGTGCATTGGTTAATGTTGATTACACTTATGATTTTGTAGCAGAAAATGGTGCACTTACAGCAGGTAAACCAGGTCAAGAAATTGAGGACAAAGTTGTTGCATTAACAAAAGAATTTATTGAAGCGGGAGATTATGTTGCGTTTGCAATCGATATTCATTATGAAGGGGATAAGCAGCATCCGGAAACAGCACTATTTCCTCCGCATAATATCGCAGATACACCGGGAAGAGAATTATATGGAAAATTAGCGGATGTTTATGAGGAAAATAAGAACAGAGAAAATGTTTATTATTACGATAAAACACGTTACAGTGCATTTGCTGGAACTGACCTGGAAATTAAACTCCGTGAACGAGGGATTAATGAAATTCATATCATCGGTGTGTGCACAGATATTTGTGTTCTCCATACTGCAGTAGATGCCTATAACAAAGGATTTAAGATTGTTGTTCATAAAGATGCTGTTGCAAGCTTTAATCAAGCGGGACATGACTGGGCATTAGGTCATTTTACAAATACTTTGGGTGCTGAGGTTAGATAAAATTTAAATATTTGGTATCAATACACGCTATTTCAAATTTGAAATAGCGTGTTTGTTTTTTAGGAGTATAGAAAGTCTCTCAATAAACTACTAATTCGCAAGAGATAAACTAATGTCGTTAGTTTAAGATAAAAAGTCCAGAATTTAGTGTATAATAAAATTATTTTATAAATGAAGTTATTAGTGGGGGGAAAAATGATGGAAATATCTCAAGCTACAGTTGAAGATTTAGAAGGAGTATCACATTTATTTAATTTGTATCGAATGTTTTATCAACAAGAATCGGATTTAGAAGGTGCTATGACTTACATTAAAAAGCGTATAGAAAGCAAAGAGTCTGTTATATTTGTTGTTAAAGACAAACAATGTTATATCGGCTTTACGCAACTTTATCCTACATTTTCATCTATATCTATGAAAAGAGCTTGGATATTAAATGACTTATATGTTGATGCAAAAGCAAGAAAACAAGGGGTAGCAGAAATGCTCTTACATAAAGCAAGGGACTACGCAATTGAAACAGGAGCTATAAGTCTTAGTTTGAGTACTGCACCAGATAATTATTCTGCTCAAAAATTATATGAAAAAAGTGGGTACGAACGGGATTCTCAATTCTATCATTATGAATTAGATTTAGCTGAGTAACATTGACCATGTACTGAACAGCAATTAATGGGGGAATTATCATAGATAATAAAAATAAAGCTTTACTAATAATTGATGTACAAAAAGCATTTGATGATAAGGAATGGGGAGAAAGAAACAATTTAATGGCAGAAGAAAACATTAGCAGGATCCTAACGATGTGGAGAGAGAAGGGCTGGCAAGTAGTGCATATTCAACATAAGTCGGATAATCCTGATTCTTTTTTTCATCCAAGAAATGAAGGATTTACGATAAAAGAATTGGTTAAACCTATTAAAGGAGAAACAGTTATCACAAAGAAAGTAAATAGTAGTTTTATTGGTACAAATTTAGAAGCATTTTTAAAATCAAATGGTATTACAACAGTAGTAATAACTGGATTGACTACTCCCCATTGTGTATCTACTACTACAAGAATGAGTGGAAATTTAGGCTTTAATACATACCTTATTTCAGATGCAACAGCAGCGTTCGGTTTAAACGGCCAAAATAATAACTACTATGACGCCGAGACTATACATAATATATCTCTAGCTACTTTAAATGAAGAGTTCGCTACTATTCTTACAACAGAACAATTGATGAATGAATTACAATAATATTCAGCTCCATCGGTAGTAAGCCCCTTCCGATGGAGCTGTATTTCCTATGCGGTATGTCTGTGAGCGCTCATCACCTTATATAAGCTTGCATTTTATATCAACTAATCGATATTGGTGTCAATTAGTTGAAAGGAATTTCCTGCATAATCAGCTTAATTCGATTGATCAGCTAACTCCTCATCGAAATCTAAACCGAATGCTTTAGGTGATAAATCCTCGGCTTTTGGCAGGCCGCGTAATCTTGGGTGAAGGAACCAAATGATGGATAGAAGCGCTAAGCCAAGTCCTGTTAACGCAAAAATTAGTGTACTGTTAGTAATACTTGCCAAATAACCACCTGCTAACGAACCGATTGGCATTGCAATTGTACCCATACTTGCTGATACAGTGTTTACTCGGCCAAGAATATGATTCGGAACAACTGTTTGGACAGTAGCGGCAAAAATAACATTTGTTCCACCGATTGGAATCCAAGCTATACCGAATAATAGTACGCCAAGGAATGTCCACGGTACGATGGAGGAAAATACCCAACAAATAGATGAAAACAGGAATGAGAGGATAACAAAAGTTCCTATACGAAATTTCCCCATCTGATTTGCTAGTAGTGCGCCAACCAGTGCCCCAGTAGACATTGCTGCTAGGTAAAATCCATATATTTCCGACCCTCCCAGATGATCAGCAAATGCTGGAAGAATCGCCATTGCTCCACCGATAGCAAAGTTAGCTACTATCGAGCCAATTAAAAAGGTTGCCATAAGAGAGCCGAATACAATTGAAAATCCCTCTCTTAGTTCGAAAAAATACTTTTTTAACCCTTGTTTTAATCCTTTGTTTTGAAGGAGCGTTTTTTCTTTAGTCTGTGGAATCTTTAATAGAGTAAAAAGGATAGCTGCAACAGCAAACGTAACGGAGTCAACCAGAAATAATGTAACAGCTCCAACAAAGGCTACCAGTATCCCA of Oceanobacillus zhaokaii contains these proteins:
- a CDS encoding MFS transporter encodes the protein MGLLKNKNFLFLLIGRIVTNIGDSIYYIAAMWLVYSLGGNAFYSGLAGFLTLLPVSLQFITGPFVDRWPVKRTLIITQVLQAILILIIPITYYFGVLTVQIVLIVMPIVAFIEQFAYPSQTKALPLILPKKDLLKGNSYFSFAYQGIDLVFNAAAGILVAFVGAVTLFLVDSVTFAVAAILFTLLKIPQTKEKTLLQNKGLKQGLKKYFFELREGFSIVFGSLMATFLIGSIVANFAIGGAMAILPAFADHLGGSEIYGFYLAAMSTGALVGALLANQMGKFRIGTFVILSFLFSSICWVFSSIVPWTFLGVLLFGIAWIPIGGTNVIFAATVQTVVPNHILGRVNTVSASMGTIAMPIGSLAGGYLASITNSTLIFALTGLGLALLSIIWFLHPRLRGLPKAEDLSPKAFGLDFDEELADQSN
- a CDS encoding GNAT family N-acetyltransferase, with product MEISQATVEDLEGVSHLFNLYRMFYQQESDLEGAMTYIKKRIESKESVIFVVKDKQCYIGFTQLYPTFSSISMKRAWILNDLYVDAKARKQGVAEMLLHKARDYAIETGAISLSLSTAPDNYSAQKLYEKSGYERDSQFYHYELDLAE
- the thiD gene encoding bifunctional hydroxymethylpyrimidine kinase/phosphomethylpyrimidine kinase, whose protein sequence is MNYPSRVITIAGSAAGGSAGIQADLKTFQELDVYGMSVVTAIVGRHPETNKNVHIQTVEAIEAQFATAINQVGADGLKTGMLFSKEVIETVANLIEHASIKTIVVDPVMIGKMNSKLLKDDAIEALKSVLIPLATIITPNVPEASVLLGDREIQSVDELKQAAVDLYSLGAKIVLVKGGRLEGPAVDVLYDGKQLITYEAPRIDTVNTSGAGCTYSAAIAAFLTKGLPVQEAVRLAKSFVTTAIEHGFSYTEIVGPTYHAAERKYGEAHQIIVNGGEHNE
- a CDS encoding DUF456 domain-containing protein, coding for MVDILIWIVIAALFILSFVGLIYPIIPGVLVLWVGFLLYQFFINADELNLIFWIAMGLFTVALFVADIIANSYFVKKYGGSKWGERGAAIAVIIGSFIIPPFGIIIVPFVVVFIIEMLQQRTLMDAFKASIGSLFGFLGGTIAKFVIQVIMIIWFFVVVLF
- a CDS encoding ABC transporter ATP-binding protein yields the protein MEKKRSSKPLLEVKDFSLSFRQYKKGLHETKLQVVRNLNMCIREGEIIAIVGASGSGKSLLANAILGILPANTIQHGELNYKGIPLTSEKQKQIRGKEIALIPQSVNALDPLMETAKQVQAVIREGNRQEIQENIFLDVGLPIETGKKYPFELSGGMARRVLAAVAMVSGADLIIADEPTPGLDPKALNETVAIIKQLAAAGKGVMFITHDIDTAVKIADKVVVFNQGETVEIADVADFSGHGDKLKHPFTKALWNALPQNDFWGNDLPEEIEANTKSSAERLEIDGITFRYKKGPYLFKNLHLVVNPGEVVGIHGYSGSGKTTMAQIIAGYIKAETGNVLVDRKKGKHSGMNPVQLIWQHPEKAINPRWQMKKVLAECGMLDNELLAELGIKQEWFSRYPSELSGGELQRFCVARALHLNVKYIIADEITTMLDAITQARLWKTIVKLAKMRSVGVLVISHDVQLLNKICDRQIDFEDITNV
- a CDS encoding glycerol-3-phosphate acyltransferase; the protein is MYYVIASLIGYLFGCIHGSQLVGKYKKVDIKNAGVKNAGASNTTILLGWKYGILVAFIDIFKATIAILLVLFILNENGIVGESQTLFVYITALFVIIGHNYPITMRFSGGKGTASLVGALLAIDWKVAVIGIGILLLFTFTTDYLVVGVLFMYLSFLVTTYIFFGMEPAIIVVLLSILSVMKHIENYKRIFNKEETKLSSMFKKKVS
- a CDS encoding ABC transporter permease, translated to MKGITEKLNLRQRTITKIILAILLLAAIIVSGLLIGNEKLSIQLDMKNSAPSLAHLFGTDWLGRDMLARTLKGLTISLGVGLLAAFLSSLIALVLGLLASWNKRMDALVTWLIDLFLSVPHLVLLILISFAVGGGFTGVVIGLSLTHWPSLTRLLRGEMLQIKSAEYVGISRRLGKSRWWIARHHLIPHLLPQLFVGMVLLFPHAILHEAAITFLGFGLSTEQPAIGIILSESMRYLSTGMWWLAFFPGFSLLIMVGIFDILGKNIRKLIDPFHGQKG
- a CDS encoding cysteine hydrolase family protein, whose amino-acid sequence is MDNKNKALLIIDVQKAFDDKEWGERNNLMAEENISRILTMWREKGWQVVHIQHKSDNPDSFFHPRNEGFTIKELVKPIKGETVITKKVNSSFIGTNLEAFLKSNGITTVVITGLTTPHCVSTTTRMSGNLGFNTYLISDATAAFGLNGQNNNYYDAETIHNISLATLNEEFATILTTEQLMNELQ
- a CDS encoding cysteine hydrolase family protein; the encoded protein is MSKRALVNVDYTYDFVAENGALTAGKPGQEIEDKVVALTKEFIEAGDYVAFAIDIHYEGDKQHPETALFPPHNIADTPGRELYGKLADVYEENKNRENVYYYDKTRYSAFAGTDLEIKLRERGINEIHIIGVCTDICVLHTAVDAYNKGFKIVVHKDAVASFNQAGHDWALGHFTNTLGAEVR